A section of the Methanosarcina mazei S-6 genome encodes:
- a CDS encoding hydantoinase/oxoprolinase N-terminal domain-containing protein — translation MQYSLGIDAGGTYTDAVILRDSDSKILDTGKAVTTYPNLMTGIRNAINELNPEYLKQVKLVSVSTTLSTNTILEKTGYPVGLILVGNYTVPRELPADYTIMVNGGHDSNGDELQPLDIAAVEQFAVSFKNKVSAFAVSSYFSTRNPEHEIKIKEVILKLTGHPVVCGHELSQELGAYERAATAVLNAQLIPITYQFIHSIMNEIKERNIDAKVLMLKCDGSVIDIKGAKLRPIETIFSGPAASIMGASHLSGLDTCAVIDVGGTSTDVSIIKNGVPELCEKGAVVGGWQTRVKAIKMESSANGGDSHIWFKKCIRVGPRRVIPLCFAAVNYPNFKEKLEKNPIPLRTMLNEHLQPTKFFVSTGATLNNPTESEQKLLEAIGDEPVSIHDILNKMNRFPSPAVLDSLLNQRAIQAIGFTPTDALHVLGEYTEWDVEAAQIGARKLSRFTQMGVIAFCKKVKQQVAKNMAYSLMSFIMEGKGKDGIKMLLEKEVPVQYKVNIPIVLLGGPVKAYYGELKSLIDAEIIVPEQARVGNAVGALVGKGIKRIEITIRPNSMENPDQNFLVFTPAGRKKFEHYRTAMEYSQKVGEELILDSMKDFGLPDNSIKIDTSIEYLVPPGWKRTPMETKITFVGVCAPGFSTD, via the coding sequence ATGCAATATAGTCTGGGTATTGATGCAGGTGGAACATACACGGATGCTGTCATCTTGAGGGATTCGGACAGCAAGATCCTTGATACCGGTAAAGCGGTTACCACCTATCCAAACCTGATGACCGGAATTCGGAATGCAATTAATGAATTGAACCCGGAATATCTAAAACAAGTCAAACTTGTGTCGGTTTCCACAACTCTTTCCACAAATACCATTCTGGAAAAGACAGGATATCCTGTTGGCCTGATCCTTGTAGGAAACTATACCGTCCCAAGGGAGCTTCCAGCCGATTATACTATCATGGTTAACGGGGGTCACGATAGCAATGGAGATGAGCTCCAGCCTCTTGACATTGCGGCTGTAGAGCAGTTTGCAGTTAGCTTTAAAAATAAAGTGTCCGCATTTGCTGTTTCTTCTTATTTCAGCACCAGAAATCCTGAACATGAGATCAAGATAAAGGAAGTAATCCTTAAACTTACAGGGCATCCCGTAGTCTGCGGACATGAACTATCCCAGGAACTTGGAGCTTACGAAAGAGCTGCTACGGCAGTTTTAAATGCCCAGTTAATCCCCATAACCTACCAGTTTATCCATTCAATCATGAATGAAATAAAGGAAAGAAATATCGATGCCAAAGTCCTGATGTTAAAATGTGACGGTTCTGTCATAGATATAAAGGGAGCAAAGCTGCGACCTATTGAAACTATATTTTCCGGTCCCGCTGCAAGTATTATGGGAGCCTCACACCTCTCGGGGCTTGACACATGTGCCGTAATTGATGTAGGAGGGACGAGCACGGATGTCTCCATAATTAAAAATGGTGTTCCAGAGCTCTGCGAAAAAGGAGCTGTTGTAGGAGGCTGGCAGACCCGTGTAAAAGCCATAAAAATGGAAAGCTCCGCAAACGGGGGAGACAGCCATATATGGTTCAAAAAATGCATAAGGGTAGGCCCGAGAAGAGTTATACCCCTCTGTTTTGCTGCGGTAAACTATCCCAATTTCAAAGAAAAACTGGAGAAAAATCCCATACCTTTGAGGACAATGCTCAATGAACATCTCCAGCCCACAAAATTTTTTGTAAGTACCGGAGCTACGCTCAACAACCCTACAGAGAGTGAACAGAAACTGCTTGAAGCGATAGGAGACGAACCTGTCTCCATACATGACATATTAAATAAAATGAATCGGTTTCCCTCTCCTGCTGTTCTTGATTCCCTTCTCAACCAGAGGGCAATTCAGGCAATAGGATTTACACCAACAGATGCCCTGCATGTCCTTGGAGAATATACGGAATGGGATGTGGAAGCCGCCCAGATAGGGGCAAGAAAACTCTCCCGCTTTACTCAGATGGGAGTTATCGCTTTCTGTAAAAAAGTAAAGCAACAGGTTGCAAAAAATATGGCTTACAGCCTGATGTCCTTTATAATGGAAGGTAAGGGCAAAGACGGGATAAAAATGCTGCTGGAAAAAGAAGTGCCTGTCCAGTATAAAGTAAACATTCCAATAGTTCTTCTTGGAGGGCCTGTAAAAGCTTACTATGGGGAGCTGAAGTCTCTTATTGATGCGGAAATTATTGTCCCGGAGCAGGCAAGAGTAGGAAATGCTGTGGGAGCTCTTGTAGGGAAAGGAATTAAAAGAATTGAGATTACTATAAGACCAAATTCAATGGAAAACCCGGATCAGAATTTCCTTGTATTTACCCCGGCCGGAAGAAAAAAATTCGAACATTACAGGACCGCAATGGAATATTCCCAGAAAGTCGGGGAAGAACTCATTCTGGATTCTATGAAAGATTTCGGGCTTCCTGACAATTCAATAAAGATAGACACCAGCATAGAGTACCTTGTCCCTCCCGGTTGGAAACGAACCCCGATGGAAACAAAGATAACATTCGTAGGGGTCTGCGCTCCTGGTTTTTCAACAGACTGA
- a CDS encoding hydantoinase/oxoprolinase family protein gives MHFSLGIDAGGTYTDAVIVRDSDGAVVESSKALTTYPDPLPGMKNAIDKLDPGYLGDIKLVSVSTTLSTNTILESTGFPVGLIMVGDYVIPEKLPTDYWIAVSGGHNSDGEELKALNLDAVEEFALKVQSKVSAFAVSSYFSNRNPEHELAVKKALKELTGLPVVCGHELSQDLGAYERAVTAFLNAQLIPITHKFIQAIIEEFESRGINANMLMLKCDGSVVGIEEALEKPIETIFSGPAASLVGASHLTRLDTCAVIDVGGTSTDVAMMQNGLPELSSSGAVVGGWQTRVKAIRMETSATGGDSHIWLKGDRINVGPRRVIPLCRASAIYPGFREKLKHNRVAKGYLCENIQVTKFFVRTGFRPIELKAGEREIYRNIGKDPVSFGDLLIALKKRPSPSILDSLIQKRLIQAIGFTPTDALHVLSEYTEWDVEAARIGAYLLGRPLKLDPEDFSAEVKRRVARNIAEDLIAYMIEGMPREEIDRVLKGKNFTRFRVEIPVVLLGGPVGAYVEDMRKLISAEFIVPEHADVGNAVGALVGKGIKRVEILIKTRFIPKSREETPEGEEHCAAPESEVIEDTLQQQEKKTEFIVFSPSERKKFEVYSEALEYAEKLGKQLVMDYMINAGLGKEDIRIDVSRKHLSPSGWTDVPLETKLVYVGIGIPKNSVIA, from the coding sequence ATGCACTTCAGTCTTGGAATTGATGCAGGGGGCACATATACCGATGCCGTTATCGTGAGGGATTCGGACGGAGCAGTGGTTGAGTCAAGCAAAGCTCTGACAACCTACCCCGACCCTCTGCCTGGAATGAAAAATGCAATTGACAAACTGGATCCGGGATACCTTGGAGATATAAAGCTGGTATCAGTATCCACCACACTATCCACAAATACGATTCTGGAAAGCACGGGATTTCCTGTAGGGCTTATTATGGTGGGGGACTATGTGATCCCTGAGAAACTTCCCACTGATTACTGGATAGCAGTTTCAGGCGGGCATAACAGCGATGGAGAAGAATTAAAAGCCCTGAACCTTGATGCAGTAGAAGAATTCGCACTCAAAGTACAGAGTAAAGTTTCCGCTTTTGCAGTTTCTTCTTATTTCAGCAACCGGAACCCTGAACATGAGCTTGCAGTTAAAAAAGCCTTAAAGGAACTTACCGGACTGCCGGTTGTTTGCGGGCATGAACTATCCCAGGATCTCGGAGCCTATGAAAGGGCTGTAACTGCTTTTCTGAATGCCCAGCTGATCCCTATTACTCATAAGTTCATCCAGGCAATAATTGAAGAATTCGAAAGTCGCGGAATCAACGCAAACATGCTGATGCTGAAATGCGATGGGTCAGTGGTCGGGATAGAAGAGGCTCTGGAAAAACCCATTGAAACTATTTTCTCGGGCCCAGCAGCAAGTCTTGTTGGAGCCTCACACCTTACCAGGCTTGATACATGTGCCGTAATCGATGTAGGAGGGACGAGTACGGATGTTGCCATGATGCAGAACGGGCTTCCGGAACTCAGCAGCTCGGGCGCGGTGGTTGGAGGCTGGCAGACCCGTGTAAAAGCTATCCGCATGGAGACCTCAGCGACCGGAGGTGACAGCCATATCTGGCTCAAGGGAGATAGGATCAATGTGGGACCCCGAAGAGTCATTCCTCTCTGCAGGGCTTCTGCTATATATCCGGGATTCAGGGAGAAGCTCAAGCATAACAGGGTAGCAAAAGGTTACCTCTGTGAAAATATCCAGGTAACGAAGTTTTTTGTCAGGACAGGGTTCAGACCTATAGAGTTAAAAGCAGGGGAAAGGGAAATTTACAGGAATATAGGAAAAGATCCTGTTTCTTTCGGAGACCTGCTCATAGCCCTGAAAAAACGCCCTTCGCCTTCAATACTTGATTCTCTTATACAGAAAAGGCTTATTCAGGCTATAGGCTTTACACCTACCGATGCCCTGCACGTCCTGAGTGAGTATACGGAATGGGATGTTGAAGCTGCAAGGATAGGAGCTTACTTACTTGGGAGACCACTTAAACTGGACCCTGAAGATTTCAGTGCAGAAGTAAAGCGCAGGGTTGCACGTAATATTGCAGAAGACCTCATCGCATATATGATAGAAGGAATGCCCAGAGAAGAGATTGACAGAGTGCTCAAGGGAAAGAACTTTACTCGTTTCAGAGTAGAAATTCCTGTCGTTCTTCTCGGAGGTCCTGTGGGAGCATATGTAGAAGACATGAGAAAGCTGATCAGCGCCGAGTTTATAGTTCCAGAACACGCTGATGTCGGTAATGCAGTTGGGGCTCTTGTCGGAAAAGGAATTAAGAGGGTGGAGATTCTCATAAAAACAAGGTTCATCCCCAAATCCAGAGAAGAGACGCCTGAAGGTGAGGAACACTGTGCAGCGCCGGAGAGTGAAGTTATAGAAGATACACTCCAGCAGCAGGAAAAGAAAACCGAGTTCATTGTCTTTTCACCATCGGAAAGGAAAAAATTTGAAGTATATTCCGAAGCTCTCGAATATGCCGAAAAACTTGGAAAGCAGCTTGTTATGGATTATATGATCAATGCAGGTCTTGGGAAAGAAGATATAAGAATAGACGTAAGCAGAAAACATCTGTCACCAAGCGGCTGGACGGATGTCCCTCTGGAGACAAAACTTGTTTATGTAGGGATAGGAATCCCGAAGAATAGTGTGATTGCCTGA
- a CDS encoding helix-turn-helix transcriptional regulator: MESSLIDLVFRSDKRKNLLILLDSGSKNIDEIKEELDVTATSILPQIKKLIDSDLIVQEDRMYKLTVFGEFIIKKVKPLISALEVVEKNNCYWTGHDLNSIPRHLLERISELGDCTLIEPDLNHIYEPSQKIIDSMANAKMASTFASYFNPAYLPLYVELGRKDAELSLNFTQSVWDHLSNEHSNMIKELMSMDNVSLYISKEGIKISEVTVTEKIMLLGLFDKNGKFDQQFIMSFQPAALKWGQELFDYLKRLSKQVNKI, translated from the coding sequence ATGGAGTCTTCGCTTATTGATCTTGTTTTCCGCTCTGATAAAAGAAAAAATCTTCTAATACTGCTGGATAGCGGCTCAAAAAATATTGATGAAATTAAGGAAGAGCTGGATGTTACTGCCACTTCAATTCTTCCCCAGATAAAGAAGCTAATAGACAGCGACCTTATTGTCCAGGAAGACCGGATGTATAAGCTCACGGTGTTTGGAGAGTTTATAATTAAAAAGGTTAAGCCGCTGATAAGTGCCCTTGAAGTTGTTGAAAAAAACAACTGTTACTGGACAGGTCACGATCTGAATTCGATCCCCCGCCATCTTCTTGAAAGAATTTCTGAGCTTGGGGATTGTACATTGATAGAGCCGGATCTGAACCACATCTATGAGCCCTCCCAGAAGATTATTGATAGTATGGCAAATGCAAAAATGGCTTCAACCTTTGCTTCCTATTTCAACCCTGCTTATCTGCCTCTGTATGTTGAACTTGGCAGAAAGGATGCCGAACTTTCTCTTAATTTTACGCAGTCCGTCTGGGACCACCTGTCAAACGAGCACTCAAATATGATAAAAGAGCTAATGAGTATGGACAACGTAAGCCTTTATATCTCAAAAGAAGGTATAAAAATCTCAGAAGTTACGGTAACTGAAAAAATAATGCTTCTCGGGCTCTTTGATAAAAATGGTAAGTTTGACCAGCAGTTCATTATGAGTTTTCAGCCTGCTGCTCTG